GAGGGAGCTCCAGAAATTCTTGTGTATTAGGCACAAGACAGAAGCCAGATTGGTTAAGGTCCCCTTCAGAGTGCGCAGGCTTGCTCCAACCTCCTGCAATAGCATCTCCTGAGAGCTTGCAGATGTTTACATTGTACCCTCTCCTAACCAGCTAccgttgattccaatttatggcaatcccatgtgtgtctgggtagaactgtgctccacagggctttcaagggttttctacttttggaagtagatcatcaggcctttcctccaaagggactcaaaccaccagcttttcagttaacaaccaagtatactaaccattcgcaccacccaggagcACTCTCCATCTACTAAATCCCAATCTCTGgtacaaaaatcaaaccaaacccagtgccatcaagtcgattccgactcatagcaaccttataggacagagcagaactgccccatggagtttccaaggagcgcctggcagattcgaactgccgaccctttggttagcagccgtagcacttaaccgctaagccaccagggtttcccaatctcTGGTAGGAGACTGGAAATCTGCATTTTGAACAAGCTCCCCAAAAGATCCTGATGTCCCcaaagcttgagaaccactggcttcAGGTCTGCTTGTAAGTGCATATCCCTACATCTACCAGGGGGTCCTAAGGGCTGGAAGTGGGAAgtataaggaaggaaggaaggggaagccATCCCCCAAGCTGTGTGACAGGGGTATGTGTGACCTGGGGTCAAGTGTCCCCACAGATGGGGCAGGCTGGATGACGGCCTCAGATGGCAGATGAAGCTCCTGTCAGCATCTCCTCACTCCCAGCTTCCTAAGTTGGTTGCCACATATCACCCCAGCCCAGGTGCTCCCCAGGGAATGCTCCATCCAAAATGCTCCTGGCCCCCAACCTCCACCACCCTGACCATGGCTCCCCCTCTCCCAACAGAGACCCTGCCCGCCTCATAACTTAAATAGTCTTTATTTCTCATGCACTAGGAAAGATGGGACTGTATGAAACACTGTATTTCACAGCAAGAGCCTCCATCCAGAACACAACACATGGGACCAGACAGGATCCAGGTCTGGCCAGAGCTCTGGGACCATCCCAGCGGTACCACCTCCAGGGCTAGTGGCAGATCCAGGACCCTCTGCTGCAGTGGCCCCAGACACAGCGCAGGGCGGCTGCCCCCTCCCACAGAGGCACAGGAAGCTGACACCAGAGGAGCACATGGACTgcagaaaagacagagaaggcTGCTGGGGTGGTGACTTGGCAGAGGCTGGGAAGTGTGGAGGTCCTGCTCCAGCACCTCCAACGCCTGAGTCCATCCCCTCAGTGACAGGCAGCCCGGGCTGCGACTGAGCTCTCAACCAGAGTAAAAGCCACATGAACAAGGTGGGGCCTGAATGTGGGCCCTGGCTAAAGCTTGGGTGCGGCCAGGCAGGACCCCAAAGGCTAGAGGGGCCagccccacaaccttgccaggcCCCTGTGGACACTGGAGGTACCCGCAGGACAGCCACACCTCAGAAGATCCTGGGGCAGGGGCACCAGCAGGGCCAGCCCTCAAACCCTCGACCATCAGGTGCCGCCTGAGCCAAGACAGTGGAGAAGCAGATTCCTGGGCATCATTTTCACTGGGTGGCACAGGGACAGCTAAGTGGTCAGACATGCAGgacaaaaacagagaagaaccAAGACATGCAGAGACCACAACGTGACgggagggatctgagagagaAACGTGGTCAGAATGCTGAGGTGAGTGGGCATGGCCTGGCCAGGCTCATTGAGGCCCCGGGCTGATGGTGAGGCCCGCCTCCTCCGGGATGGTCTCCAGCATCTCACTCTGGACGGCCTGAGTGATGAGGGCCAGCTCCTGGCACAGCGTCTCGTAGCGGTAGCCCACGCGGATGTCTGGCACATTAGTACGGCGGATGTCATTGCCCTCAGGGCCCTCCTTGGTGTAGTTGGGTCCCAGCCAGTGGCTCTTTACCTGAGGGGGTTGGGGGAACGGGCAAGGTTGCAGCCATCCCAGGGGCAGAGCCAGGACCCCAGGGAGCTTCCCAAATGCAGAGGTAAGAGGGGTGTCAAGGTGTAGGCAGGCCCGGGATGGACGCAGTACCTTGTGGGAGAAGCCACTCATGAGCACACTGTTGCGGGCCAGCTCACACATGTCGCAGGAGCTGAGCTTCCACACCTGGGTGGCAATGCTGTACTCCTCCATCAGTGGTTCCTGCACAAACCAGTCTCCCTCAGGCCCTGACCCagccaccccctccctccctctctgtggGATTTGCAGACCTGGCTAGCTGGCCACTGGTCTGCTGCACTCCACCAGCAGGGGGCAGCACCAACCCTGTGAGACAGAAGTGCTGGGGGTCTGCAAGTCCCAGGACACCTGCCCACCTGGCTGCCTGCCAGGTTCTGACCTTGGTAAAGTGAAATTGCAGGGGGTCATCGGTGGACAGCGAGACCATGAGGCCGCGGGACAGGTACTCGGGTAGTGGGTTCCGGTGATAGCTGAGGAAGAGGCTGTTGTTGCTGAGTGGGGACATGGCAATGCCAATCTGGGCCAGGTAATACAGGTACTGCAGGACCGGGGCCTGGGCGGGCGAGAGAGCAGCAGAAACTTTGAGGTGGCCTCAAGGTCAGGGAGGACATTCTGGGTGTGAGGTACAGGCCATGGTagtgggcaggggaggggaacccagggtgggccCAATGTACAGAGCATCAGTGACGGCCAGAGTCCAAGGCAGGGCCCAGTCTGGAGGCTGGGGTGGGAAGTGCTGCAGAGGGTCAGTTATACTGAGAGGGGGAATCCTAACTGGGAGCTCAGTGGGGAGGTGACTGACTGGGGGGTGGTGCTGGGGGTGCAGGCCCTGACCTTGCGTAGCAGCAGCCCGTGAGAGATGTTCTCAGCCAGCATGAAGGCCGACACCAGGTGGTGGATGGGCCCAGCCTCCCCGCAGTGTGGCCTCAGCACAAACGTGTGGAAGCCCCTCTGCCTGGGGGCATGAAGACTGGTCAGTTCCTGAGCCTGGGCTCCTGGGCCCCCACCCAATACACACCTGCCCTCCAACCAGTGGCTGTGTGGGCCTGGTATAAGGGGGCACGGGTCGTCCTTGATGGTGAGGGGTGAGGGATGGAGCACCAAGGGCAGAGAAAGAACCCATCCAGTCCAGGGGTGGGGAGAAAAGGGAGGTCAGGGCTCTGGTGGCCCCAGCCTGGGTCAGGCCCACAGCAAAGTCTGCTGGGTGGAAGGGTAAGGCAGGGAGCAGAGATGCAGCATGGGTCAGGGCAAGCACCTGCGCAGGTGGTTCAGCACGGCCATGTTGGCGAAGGTGTAGTACAGGTAGTAGGAGTAGGGTGGGTTGTCCTCCTCCACCCAGGCCTCGGGGAGGGGGCTCTCCATGTTGAAGACGTGGTTCTCAGGCTTGGACTCATCGTCCACactgtcaaagccatccacctggCACAGGACAGGCGGTCAGACCCAGCCCTCCACCTGGCACGAGCCCTGCTGGCCAGCGTTCCCACAGCCAGCCTGTGCTGCCCACTCACATGCTCCAGGAAGAGGTGCAGCTCCGGGTGGCTGGCAGGGTGCACGGTGGCCTCGAAGAGTGGCAGGAAGATGTTCTCCAGCATCTCCTGGAAGTTGGCCAGCTGGCCCTTGGTCCGGTACACGTCACTGCAGGCCAGATATAGGCACACGTGAACGTACACACAGGTCAGGATGGGTGGGAGACCAGCAGGCCAGCAGGGTCAGGGCCTGGCCTGTGGTCACAGAACCACTCTGGAACCACGCTGGGAAGAGAGGACACCAGGGAGGCCAGGCTGGACAGACCATGGTGGAACTAGGCAGGCCCCTTCTCTACACAGCCGCCCTGGAGGGCAGGAGGTAGGCCCTGGCCCAGGGACTCTCCGCCCCACATCCCTCCCACCCCAGGGACACTCACAAGAGCCGGGGCACCTGCACAAGCCAGCGAACGTTGGGCGAGTGCACACGGTGCATCACAGCCCAGCGTGCCAGCTTGTCCCACTCATCCCGTGAGCGGCCGTAGATGGAGAGCCGAAGCTCAGCGTTCTGGTATTTGCTCTCCTCCAGGTCTGACATCACCTCCTGGGAGACACATGTGGGGCAGCTGTCACACTCAGATTCCCACCCCGCCTGTCTCTGCACCCATCACATGTGCTCAGGAGGACCTCTTTATGTACCTTTTGTTTAACTTTCATTatggaaattttaaaacacacataaaaatagaaaaaatagtaCAAGACACCTTCCTATACCTATAAACAAGTTTCAAATATTATCAACTTTCTGCCATTCTTGGTCCATGTATTCTTCCCCATCCCACCTCTAAGATAGGAGGGTACTTGGGAcacataaatgaagaagaaaacaagagacaGACAAAACAGCTCCCAAAGCTTACATTCTGATAGAGTGAGACAGTTAATGAGCATATAAATTATAAGCATGTTAGCGTTTGGTAAGTGTCAcggataaaagaaaaagcagagcaAGGTTAAGTGTGGGATGACGTCGGGATTGACATCTCAAGACAGAATGGTCagagttataaaaaaagaaaattgtttttaGACAAAGAAAATTGAACATATTATGGATATGAGATGATATACACGGAGTGTTATTTTATTTGGATATAATGGCGTTTTGGCTGTGTTTTTGAAAGCTGCATGCATCTTATCCATCTCCCTTACCCCGTGCAAACCCCAGACACTCAGGCTCTCAGCTCAGTCGGGAAGGGTGCCCACAGGCCAGCACTGCCCCTCCGGTACATGACCGGCCCTGGCAGCCACTCCTCCTTACCTTGATGATGTGAGCAAAGTATTTCCCAGAAACCCTGTTGTCAGTCTTGATGAAGATCTCCCGGAGAACAGACTCCCCAATAGGGTTGTACTTGGCATTGAATTTGTCAAAGCGATGGAAGGTGTTCCTGTCCTGGGGGAGACGGGCAGGTCTCAGTCATCCTGCACCTGTGTTGGCCCAGCCCCtcagcctcctgtgcacagggaCAGACCGCGTGCACGTCGAGCGTGTCCACGCTCAGGTCGTAGGCAGTGAGGTTCATGCTCTCAAAGACCTCCCGAAGCGTCTGCTCTCGGCCCTGCTCCACGTGCACAATCTCCTCCAGGTGCCGCTTCATCGCCCGCTTGATGAAGCGCAGCAGGTGCTTCTGGTTCATGCAGGACGAAGCGTGGATGTGCGTGTCCACCTGGGCAGAGCAGGGGACTGCAAGTCCACCCGAGGCCGGGAAGGTCCAGGCCCCAAGGCAGCAAGATGCGAGAGGACCCCTCCACACTGGGTGCTGGGTGGGCGCCCAAGCTCCTGAGGGGGAGGCTGGGCGAGGCACAGGGTTAGGGACACACAGGCCAAGGGTTGAGGGCCCACCTTGCGGATGTTGTAGAAGTCCCGGTGGGGTACCTTCTTCTGGGCAGCCAGCTCCTTCATCTCATTGAGTAGCACGTGCATCTGGAATTTGGAGCTCAGGTACTGCAGCCGGCGGTAGCAGAATGACTTTCTAGGCAGGGGGGGAACCAGGTAGGGAGTCAGGGCCCTAcaggaggtgcctcggaagggcCTGGGTGGGTGCAGTAGGGCTCACTGATTAGGAATGGACAAGAGACCAGGGCAGGTGTTTGGGGGTGGGCTGGGGAATCTGGTCTGGGAGGGGAGTTGACTGTCTAGGACAGGTGGGGGCTCACATGGGGCCATTGATAATCAGGGCCATCAGCACGTTGACGTCAGCCACAAACTCCTGCAGGTCGGGGTATGGCAGCTCCAGCTCTAAGCAACTGGCATGTAGGGGAAGCTGGATGAGGAGAGGAAGCCAGGCCATGGCCCCTCCCTGAGCCAATGCAGCCTCCCCACAGCCTCCCCCACCACACCACAGCCCTCTTACTGCTCATCTGGTTCCCTGCGGGTGTAGACATGCACCACGCCTCGCACCATGCGCAGCCCGAAGCCCAGATCCCCAGGCATGGTGCTTGGCTCGCAGTGCTCGTAAGGGTGCTGCTCCAGCGCAGGGGGGTGCACAGGGGCATCTGCAGGGTGGgaggggaggcagggtgggagcgGAGTCACGGCCAGGGCTCTCCCAGACTCCTCCACCTTTCCAAAGCACGGTGAGGCCAACTGCTCACCCACTGCCCACCAGAGGCCCTGAAGAGGGTGAGCGATGCCAAAGGCCCCAGCAGGGCAGCTCCTGCCCCTacttccaccccacccccagggccACCAAGAGGCTGGGAGGAGCCCAGATAGAGAAGAAGCAGCCAGGACAGAGGTTCCTGGGCCCCAAGCTCAGGGAGCCCGGGAGACCAGGGCAGTTAAAGGAGGCAGGGGTAAGGGTCCCACCAGCAGACACAGGGGTCTCGGGGCCCTGCTCGTAGGTCCGGATCTCAAGAGGCTTCTCGGCCAGCTGCTGCAGGTACCGGCGGGTAGTGGGGCAGAAGCTCTGCAGCGACAAAGCCATGTACTTCTCCCGGATGAAGAGGGCCCGCACCACACTCTTGGCTGCATCCAGGAGGTCTGTGAACGGCACCTGGAGACAAGGGTGGGACACATTCTTCTTGGTCTCTGACCCCAGACCCAGACTCACTCACCTCCTCCCCACACTCTCCCCATCCCCCACAGCCCCTGATTCTAGACACACTCAGATACTCTGGTCCCAGTGCACTCAAATACCCACCAGCCAGGCCCTCTGCCCCTCCAGCTTTTGGCAAGAGAAACGCCTTCTCCTGCCCACCCACTGCCTCCAGCTCCCCCAGTTGGATGAGCTCCCGGGACACCTGGGGATGGGGACCCAAGCCCGCACCCCACACTCACCCCGCACTTCTCCTCTCCGGAGATGGTAACTCGCTGGAATTCCCGCTCCAGCAGCCCATCACGCTCCCGCAGGCTACGGTCACCCTGGCCCTCACCCTGTTCCTTGTAGAGCCTACACAGGCAGGTGGCCAAGGGGGGCTTAGAGGTGGCAGCGGGCAGGCCCCACTCAGCCTCCCCCCACCCTCCAACCTCCTTACTGTAGGTCCGAGTCACTGTCTGTCTTCAGGAAATCTTGCTTGGCCCGAAGCAGGATGTCTGGCTCCAGCCTAGAGGTGAGAGAGGCGAGAGGTCAGACAGATAACAGGGGCGCCCTTTCTCCCCCTGACACTGAGCTGCGCAGTCAGTACACGTGATCCTCGCAGGCACAGAACTCTGTGCCGTGGTGCTGTTGTGACCCCACTTtggagatgagaaaacagacCCAGAAGTTAAGCAGTATGTTCCAGGCCACACTGGTGGGAAGAGAGACAGAACCAGAATGCAAGCAGCCTGACTCAAAGCCTGTGCTTCCAACCACTGCTGTGTTGCCAGGCCTGAGTGGAAAGCGGGGAGACAGGGGTTCTGAAAGCCACAGAATGGGGAGCAGAAGGAGGCTCCGCCAACTGCCTGTGGGCACCCAGCAGGCTCCAGAGGTCAGGTGGGGGGCTCACTTGACATCCTGGCTGATCTGCCGCTCCAGGCGCTGGCGCCGCTCCTCCAGCTGCTCAATGGGGCTCTCCTCGGGGAACTCATAGGGGGCACTGCGGAGCTCACTCTCAGCCAGCGAACGGCTGAACAGCTCCTGGTGGGAGGGACAGGAGGCCAGCTGGGAGAGGGTCAGCATGCCTGGGGATGGGAAGGGCAGCGGGGCTAGAGGTGCCTGGGAGTGgcagggtgggggttggggggaggctGGGGGACAGCTGAACAGCTgaggtggggaaggaggagggCAGAGGCAGGGCACGGGGCAGCACTGAGGGCCGGGCGATACCTCTGCGATCTCCTTGCATTTGCCATCCATAGATGTGCGCAGGTCGAGAGGGAAGTGCTTGAGGCAGGGGGCAGGTCCCGACAGGGAGCGAGTGGACTGCAGAGGAGGGGCCCCCAGCCCAGCTCGAGCCTCTGTGGGGACAGCGACACCAGGGCCAGTGGGTTGAGGTCCAGAGTCTGGGCACTGGCCAGGGTGCCCCTAGAAGCCCTGGGCCCCTGCCCACCCCAGGCCAGCCCCAAAGAGAGGCCAAAGAGGCCCCAGACAGCTGGCGATCAATCTTCTGAGGAATGAGCCTGCATGTGGCTCCCACAGGACCTCACCCAACCCAGGTTTGGGGTGGAACCCTGGATCTGGCCCTGGGACAAGTAAGTTCATTCACTCCAGGAATAAGAACCTGAATCCTGGACTAGGCTCTACTCCCTCGGGCCATGAGAACATCCACGTGAGTGCCTCCCACAGGgttcacacacacagaaaaacacaCAGTAGGCTCTCATTAAAGGACCAGGTGGCCACATCATGGATCCATAGCTCACAGCTCCAGGGTAGGCAGGCCAGGATCAGGCTTCTAGACAAGTAGACCCTCCACGCAGAGGGGCAGGGCCCCCACCTGATATCCCAGACCTAGAGACCACAGGAGCAATCCTCGCTGCCACTCAGCTCTGACCTGGGGACCAGCCcccagggaggaggaggggaagtgTAGACCTGTTTGGCAGCGGGAGCCCTGCCTCCTCCCAGGAGACCCGCCCTCTCCCCCAGGACCCCAGGGCTGCCAAGATGTGGCCTGGCCCCAGCCTGCCCCTCCCACTGTTGGCTGCCCCTCCAAAAGAGCTGCCACAAACAGGCTACGCCACTCAGAGGCCCCAGGATCTGGGCCAGAGGCCCCAGGGAGGGCTCTGAGAAAGGGATGTCAGACAGAAACCAGaggtctctctccattgaggggCAGAAGGCCTTAGCTACCATGAGGAGGCTGGCTCCAAAGGCCTTGGAGCTGCTAGTCTGTAAGGACTGCCTGAGCTCCCAGCCCACCCTGAGGGGCCCTCCCTGGCAGGAAGCTCTCCACACTCAACTTAGTTCTCCTAGCCAGCTCTGGGGTGCTCCCCTCCAgcaccctcccttcccctctccacCCTGGCTTAGGAAAGGACTGGGGGCTCTGCCCAGCAGTGCACCTTAAAGTCTCTGTGCCTACTTCCCAGTAGTCCAGAGTCCAGTGCCCCAGATGGACAAAGGGAAAGAGAAGGTGCCTGTCCCAGATCCAGGACCCAGACCCCCCCTCACCCTGGTCTCTGCCTGGGCCCTACCTGCAGAGTTCAGGCAACTGCGGCCAGCAGCCCTGTGCCCCTTGCCTGCCTGCTTGCCGTGTGAAGCTGCAGCCAGTCCCCCAGGACAGCTCAGGGGCCGGCACGGGCTATACCAAGTACAGCTGCCGGCAGGGGAGACCCTGGGATGGTGGAGAAGAGCATGGGGCTAGGGGAGTTCAGGGGAGCCCAGAAATCAGGGAAGGGACATCAGAGTTGGAAGATAAAAAGAACCGCAGAGCTGAAGAGGGCCTTAACCACTACAGTACCACGGCCCAGCCAAATGTGGCGGCCCCACAGGGGGAGGAGCAGGGCAGGTTGATATGGGCAGGGCAGGCTGGCAGGGAGGAGCCAAGCCTCCTTAAAATCCTCTGCCCTAGGAGACAGAGTGAGCAGGGCCTGGATGGCCAAAGAGTAAGAGGGgagaaaaaggaaggggaaaCCAACCCTCATCGGCTCCACACCCAGCAGCCCTGGGCTGCTCCCTCTGCTTAGAGGCCATGTTGCCACCACTGCCCTCTGGGCCCCTGCCTAGGGGCTCCCTAGGGGGAGACTCTACTGGAGAGAAGAGCTGGCTGGCAGCTGGAACAGAGGCCTCATCGGGTAGGAGTCAGTCACAGAGGTTTTCCCACTGCCCAGCTTCTTGCGGGGAGGGGGTGGGTGCATGGACCCCTAGACTTCCAACCCCTGTCCCAAGCTTATCATCAGGGACAGGACAAACTGCCCAGAAGATGAGTTTTGGGAGAGCTGGAGAACTCGAGTCTGTTTTCACTTAGGGGCAAGTCTCTGGTCCTCCTCTAGGTGATAAGCGGTTCCCGCCCTGCCTGGCCCCAGCCAGCTCAGTCTCAGGGAGATAACGCTCTGCAAGTGTTCTTAAAACTGCAAGGAGGGTGCCAAGCAAGGGGCTGCGATGACAGACTGTCTTGGGACCCTCAAAACAGCTTCCACATGTAGCCTTACCCACTGGGGGGTGGGCCCCTGGGCCCAGCACTGGGCCAAGGCAGCTGAGCAGTGAAGGGCAGAGAAGAGAACTTGGCAGGGGAGGAGATGAGGGGTGACACTATCTCTTActtagaagaggaaggaaaataggcccctcccctgcccttcatataactggactatgtgaagaagaacatggcatcaagaataaagaaaaactcaacaacctgcaatatgcagatgacacaaccttgcttgctgaaagcaaagaggactcagAGCActttttgatgaagatcaaagactacagccttcactatggattacatctcaacgtaaagaaaataaaaatcctcataactagacCAGTAAGTAACACTAcaacaaacggagaaaagactgcagttgtcaaggatttcattttacttggatccataatcaacggccatggaagcagcaatcgagaaatcaaacaacacattgcattgggcaaatctgctgcaaaagacctctttaaaatgttaaaaagcaaagatgccaccctgaagactaaggtgcacctgactcaagccatggtattttcaactgcctcatatgcacgagaaagctggactatgaataaggaagaccgaagaagaatcgatgccttggaattatgtattgacaaagaatactgaatatgccatggactgccagaagtacaaacaaatctgacttggaagtggtacagccaaaatgctccttaaaagtgaggatggtgagactcatttcacgttctttggacatgttatcaggaggaccagtccctggagaaggacatcatgcttggtaaagtagagggtatgcaaaagaaaaaaagaccctcaatgagatggattgacagtggctgcaacaatgggctcaaacataacaatgattgtgaggatggcacaggatcgggcagtgtttcgttctgttgtacatagggtcactgtgagttggaaccaactccaccaTACCTAACAACAGCCCTGCCCCCAGGGTGTCGGGCAGAGCCAAAGGTCCTTGCTTGCCTAAGAACCCTGATCCTACATACCTGCTCCCCAAATACAGCCCCAGGCCACTTCCAACCCGCTCAAGGGGAGGCAGACCATAAACCTCATGGCTGTTCTGTTTTGGGTCAGCAATATGGGAGCTGAAGGCCcaattctcagccccctctcCAAATGGGATAGCCTGGGGCCCCACAACTATCATGGGGGTGACAAGGACAGCCAGAGCCTTCCACAAACCTGCCATGGCACCGGGTGGGTAATCTCCAAACTCTGTGGGGCCAGGGCATAGAAGACTCAACTGCCAGCTGGGTCCCTTTTCCCAGTTCCTCTGCTGGAGGTTGCCGGTtacagcaccacacacacatatactcccATACTCACAGTCACACAGGGGGAGGGTCAACCAAAGGCCAGAGGGGCCCAACCCCACCAGTCCATGCACAGCTACTCCCCAGCCACTCCCACTAACTCCAAGATCCTGGCCACCCATCTCCTCTCTTCACCAGGAGCCCCTCTCTCACTGCCAAGCGTGCTGAAGAGTACCAGATGCTCTCACCCAAGGTCTCTGGTTCAGCAACTGGTATAGATCTAGCCCCAGCGGACATACCTTTTGGATGGCAAAGAACTGGGCACAGATAAACATGACCCTCAACACAGTACAGGCCTCAGGCCAGGCATCTTCAGTGGCATACAAAATACAGATGGGAGATGTTCAAGCTATAGGTACAGGCACCTGCTGAGGGAGTTGGCTTGACCTTGTTGCCAAAATGGGGGTGGGTCCTTCCTCAACCACAAGGGCCTGGGGGCACCAGGCAGCAGGCAGACTCTATCCCTCAGCAGGCACAGGCCCAGGCAACTGAGCCTTCAGGGAGATCACTGCCGCACCGCACTGCCTGCTCCAAATGGTGCAGAGATGCTCCCAGAGTGGAAGCCGAACCAAAGGGTGCAGGAGCACACGCAGCACAGCTGCAGCCCCCGCTTGAACCCCCACACATGCCTGACTCATGGAACCCTATCCCCATGAGGAGGCTCATACACAGACCAGGAACGAGCAAACCATACAGCCACAAAGCTGAGCTTCCCAGCTCCAAGATGCCTGCCAGCGATGGTCTGCCCTAACGTCAGACCCCCAGCCAGTAGGTTCTGGGTCTGGGGTCCTAGAAAGCGGAGCTAGCTGCAGGAGGAAGCCTGAGCCTACCTGGGAAGGCACAGCCACCAGTCGGTGTGGCCAGTCGGAACACCACACACCCCCAATCCATTCACACACTCCACACACTGACACGTGTGCATACATACTTCTTGCTGCACCCACACCAACTCCTTGTTAACAGAGGACAGCATCCCCGACACAGAAACCTCagtcaccccccaccccaccatccTATACACACGACCTTCCAAGCCAGCTGTTCCTGGGATCGAGGGGCAAGTCTGCAGAGTGGGTACCGGAGAAGGGGAATCCCTCTCTGAGGGGCCAGTGGTCTGGGCTAGAGGTGGTAGGGAAAGAGGTGCCTCCTGGCCGGGAAGCAGACTCACCTGGTACTGCGGCTGAGGCCTGCAGGCTGGCCCGCTTCTTAAAGGGATACTTGGCCTTGGGCTTGCTGGGGCCAGATGGATAGGATGCCATGGCTGGGGCCGCGGCGACAATGCGCGGGGAGCCTGAATGGCTCCGGCTGGGGCCTCGCTTTGCCACATCCAACCCTTTCCTACGCTCCGCCCCCAGCGGGAGTGACTGATGCAGGAAGCAGCGGCCCGGCGGGCGGAAGAGGCCCTGGCCATGATTTCTGGTGTTGTCTAGGCAACCTCGGGGAGTGGGGTCTCCATCCCGCCCCTTATCCCTccgctccctccc
This DNA window, taken from Elephas maximus indicus isolate mEleMax1 chromosome 3, mEleMax1 primary haplotype, whole genome shotgun sequence, encodes the following:
- the AMPD2 gene encoding AMP deaminase 2 isoform X4 codes for the protein MWQSEAPAGAIQAPRALSPRPQPWHPIHLAPASPRPSIPLRSGPACRPQPQYQELFSRSLAESELRSAPYEFPEESPIEQLEERRQRLERQISQDVKLEPDILLRAKQDFLKTDSDSDLQLYKEQGEGQGDRSLRERDGLLEREFQRVTISGEEKCGVPFTDLLDAAKSVVRALFIREKYMALSLQSFCPTTRRYLQQLAEKPLEIRTYEQGPETPVSADAPVHPPALEQHPYEHCEPSTMPGDLGFGLRMVRGVVHVYTRREPDEHCLELELPYPDLQEFVADVNVLMALIINGPIKSFCYRRLQYLSSKFQMHVLLNEMKELAAQKKVPHRDFYNIRKVDTHIHASSCMNQKHLLRFIKRAMKRHLEEIVHVEQGREQTLREVFESMNLTAYDLSVDTLDVHADRNTFHRFDKFNAKYNPIGESVLREIFIKTDNRVSGKYFAHIIKEVMSDLEESKYQNAELRLSIYGRSRDEWDKLARWAVMHRVHSPNVRWLVQVPRLFDVYRTKGQLANFQEMLENIFLPLFEATVHPASHPELHLFLEHVDGFDSVDDESKPENHVFNMESPLPEAWVEEDNPPYSYYLYYTFANMAVLNHLRRQRGFHTFVLRPHCGEAGPIHHLVSAFMLAENISHGLLLRKAPVLQYLYYLAQIGIAMSPLSNNSLFLSYHRNPLPEYLSRGLMVSLSTDDPLQFHFTKEPLMEEYSIATQVWKLSSCDMCELARNSVLMSGFSHKVKSHWLGPNYTKEGPEGNDIRRTNVPDIRVGYRYETLCQELALITQAVQSEMLETIPEEAGLTISPGPQ
- the AMPD2 gene encoding AMP deaminase 2 isoform X1, with the protein product MASEARAGLGAPPLQSTRSLSGPAPCLKHFPLDLRTSMDGKCKEIAELASCPSHQELFSRSLAESELRSAPYEFPEESPIEQLEERRQRLERQISQDVKLEPDILLRAKQDFLKTDSDSDLQLYKEQGEGQGDRSLRERDGLLEREFQRVTISGEEKCGVPFTDLLDAAKSVVRALFIREKYMALSLQSFCPTTRRYLQQLAEKPLEIRTYEQGPETPVSADAPVHPPALEQHPYEHCEPSTMPGDLGFGLRMVRGVVHVYTRREPDEHCLELELPYPDLQEFVADVNVLMALIINGPIKSFCYRRLQYLSSKFQMHVLLNEMKELAAQKKVPHRDFYNIRKVDTHIHASSCMNQKHLLRFIKRAMKRHLEEIVHVEQGREQTLREVFESMNLTAYDLSVDTLDVHADRNTFHRFDKFNAKYNPIGESVLREIFIKTDNRVSGKYFAHIIKEVMSDLEESKYQNAELRLSIYGRSRDEWDKLARWAVMHRVHSPNVRWLVQVPRLFDVYRTKGQLANFQEMLENIFLPLFEATVHPASHPELHLFLEHVDGFDSVDDESKPENHVFNMESPLPEAWVEEDNPPYSYYLYYTFANMAVLNHLRRQRGFHTFVLRPHCGEAGPIHHLVSAFMLAENISHGLLLRKAPVLQYLYYLAQIGIAMSPLSNNSLFLSYHRNPLPEYLSRGLMVSLSTDDPLQFHFTKEPLMEEYSIATQVWKLSSCDMCELARNSVLMSGFSHKVKSHWLGPNYTKEGPEGNDIRRTNVPDIRVGYRYETLCQELALITQAVQSEMLETIPEEAGLTISPGPQ
- the AMPD2 gene encoding AMP deaminase 2 isoform X3, producing MASYPSGPSKPKAKYPFKKRASLQASAAVPEARAGLGAPPLQSTRSLSGPAPCLKHFPLDLRTSMDGKCKEIAEELFSRSLAESELRSAPYEFPEESPIEQLEERRQRLERQISQDVKLEPDILLRAKQDFLKTDSDSDLQLYKEQGEGQGDRSLRERDGLLEREFQRVTISGEEKCGVPFTDLLDAAKSVVRALFIREKYMALSLQSFCPTTRRYLQQLAEKPLEIRTYEQGPETPVSADAPVHPPALEQHPYEHCEPSTMPGDLGFGLRMVRGVVHVYTRREPDEHCLELELPYPDLQEFVADVNVLMALIINGPIKSFCYRRLQYLSSKFQMHVLLNEMKELAAQKKVPHRDFYNIRKVDTHIHASSCMNQKHLLRFIKRAMKRHLEEIVHVEQGREQTLREVFESMNLTAYDLSVDTLDVHADRNTFHRFDKFNAKYNPIGESVLREIFIKTDNRVSGKYFAHIIKEVMSDLEESKYQNAELRLSIYGRSRDEWDKLARWAVMHRVHSPNVRWLVQVPRLFDVYRTKGQLANFQEMLENIFLPLFEATVHPASHPELHLFLEHVDGFDSVDDESKPENHVFNMESPLPEAWVEEDNPPYSYYLYYTFANMAVLNHLRRQRGFHTFVLRPHCGEAGPIHHLVSAFMLAENISHGLLLRKAPVLQYLYYLAQIGIAMSPLSNNSLFLSYHRNPLPEYLSRGLMVSLSTDDPLQFHFTKEPLMEEYSIATQVWKLSSCDMCELARNSVLMSGFSHKVKSHWLGPNYTKEGPEGNDIRRTNVPDIRVGYRYETLCQELALITQAVQSEMLETIPEEAGLTISPGPQ